Proteins encoded in a region of the Betaproteobacteria bacterium genome:
- a CDS encoding HAMP domain-containing protein: MFQQNLRLKVGLYLAIALSPAMVLFPFLIVKHQQEHLQDEIAAHVTQIAEVVVRSTRHTMLLNKRDIADKIIQDIGKQRGIERLRVMNKDGTIIHSNRSAEIGFSVDQQAMPCVQCHQTSKPLAHVPDDKRWRLSKAREGHRSLDTMAVIRNEPTCSSASCHEHSASQSVLGIVEIAYSLDEIDRSLEKHGLVLAGITLGIILLVAASVGALLQRLIYRPLNDLESGAGRIALGDLDHTIPKRSNDEFGRVASSMNQMTTALKKSHAELQELIQTLESKVEERTQELLIAEAEVAQGEKLASVGMLASGIAHELNNPLTGVLTFTSLLRKKMADGSQDAEDLDLVIRETKRCASIIRRLLDFAREKVPVKGHFSLNQLIEDTVRFVDRPASLQNIQITMALDPGLPQVWGDADLIKQVVLNILVNAQQAIEGTGTVRVESHYITNPPPKPGVNTVPIAEIAITDNGCGIPEANLQRIFDPFFTSKEVGKGTGLGLSVSYGIVKAHGGRITVESTLGVGTTFRILLPITSPFNETEHNASESAE, encoded by the coding sequence ATGTTCCAACAAAATCTTAGACTAAAAGTCGGCCTGTATCTGGCTATCGCGCTGTCACCTGCGATGGTTCTGTTCCCTTTTCTCATCGTCAAGCACCAGCAGGAGCACCTGCAGGATGAGATTGCCGCGCACGTCACCCAAATCGCTGAAGTGGTGGTTAGAAGTACCCGTCATACGATGCTGTTGAACAAGCGCGACATCGCTGACAAAATCATTCAGGATATCGGCAAACAGCGGGGCATCGAGCGTCTCCGGGTGATGAACAAGGACGGCACCATCATCCATTCCAACCGGTCCGCGGAGATCGGGTTTTCGGTCGATCAGCAGGCAATGCCTTGCGTTCAGTGCCATCAGACCAGCAAACCACTGGCGCATGTACCCGATGACAAGCGTTGGCGATTAAGCAAGGCCAGGGAAGGGCACCGGTCGCTTGACACGATGGCAGTTATACGAAATGAGCCGACATGTTCATCCGCATCCTGTCATGAACATTCGGCCAGCCAATCCGTACTTGGCATTGTCGAGATCGCCTATTCCCTCGATGAAATTGACCGGTCATTGGAGAAGCACGGCCTGGTTCTTGCCGGCATTACGCTTGGAATCATCCTGCTGGTCGCGGCCAGCGTCGGCGCCCTGCTTCAGCGCCTGATTTATCGTCCGCTGAATGACCTCGAATCCGGCGCTGGAAGGATCGCGCTCGGCGACCTCGACCACACGATTCCCAAGCGCAGCAATGATGAATTCGGTCGGGTCGCGAGTTCAATGAATCAAATGACCACGGCGCTGAAGAAATCGCACGCGGAGCTGCAGGAGTTGATACAAACGCTGGAGTCGAAAGTGGAAGAACGAACGCAGGAGCTTCTGATCGCCGAGGCCGAAGTTGCGCAGGGAGAAAAGCTGGCCTCCGTCGGAATGCTGGCTTCCGGGATTGCCCATGAATTGAACAATCCGCTGACCGGTGTGCTGACATTTACGTCACTGTTACGCAAGAAGATGGCGGACGGCAGTCAGGATGCGGAGGATCTGGACCTGGTCATTCGCGAGACCAAGCGTTGCGCAAGCATCATCAGGCGGCTTCTCGATTTCGCGCGGGAAAAAGTGCCCGTAAAAGGACATTTCAGCCTCAATCAACTGATCGAGGATACGGTACGTTTTGTCGATCGACCCGCATCATTGCAGAATATCCAGATCACGATGGCCCTCGATCCCGGCCTGCCGCAAGTTTGGGGTGACGCCGACCTCATCAAGCAAGTGGTATTGAACATTCTGGTCAACGCACAGCAAGCCATCGAGGGCACCGGAACCGTCAGGGTTGAGAGTCACTACATTACCAACCCGCCGCCAAAACCTGGCGTCAATACAGTGCCGATCGCGGAAATTGCCATCACCGACAATGGCTGCGGAATTCCTGAGGCCAACTTGCAACGGATTTTTGACCCGTTCTTTACATCGAAGGAAGTGGGCAAGGGGACAGGGCTGGGCTTATCCGTCAGCTATGGCATCGTCAAAGCCCATGGCGGCAGGATCACGGTCGAAAGCACGCTGGGTGTGGGGACCACTTTTCGCATCCTGCTTCCGATAACATCACCCTTTAATGAAACCGAACACAACGCAAGTGAAAGTGCCGAATGA
- a CDS encoding sigma-54-dependent Fis family transcriptional regulator → MSARILIVDDEEIVIRSCVRILADDSHIVDSVEDGWEALRKVDDTHYDVIVLDIMMPKIDGLEVLQHVKERHPDTDVIMMTGLSQVQTAVKAMKLGAFDYLSKPFDPDQLKHVVDRALERQRLLKENRSLKSEVSSKYRFENIIGSSPPMQNVFGLIAKCAPTNTTVLITGESGTGKEMIARAIHYNSLRKDQPFVTVDCNTLSENLLESELFGHTKGSFTGAVANKRGMFEIANNGTLFLDEFGNIPLSTQAKLLRVIQEREFRAVGSTTVQKTNVRLVAATNKDLKALVADGTFREDLYYRINVFPIHSPALRERRDDIPALAFHFLKLFCAELEKPMAEISEGAMSLLTNYDWPGNVRELENTIQRAVILTSDNVIRQAHLANIIDTSPRLDLEVPRTSEDLKRIKKIAREKSVEEVEKLFIQETLKRNASNVTRSAEETGMQRANFQALMKKYNIRVRDTEYDSGEAESS, encoded by the coding sequence ATGAGCGCCAGGATTCTGATCGTTGACGACGAGGAAATAGTCATCCGGAGTTGCGTGCGCATCCTCGCCGATGACAGCCATATCGTCGATTCCGTCGAGGACGGCTGGGAGGCGCTGAGAAAGGTCGACGACACCCATTACGACGTTATTGTTCTCGATATCATGATGCCCAAGATCGATGGACTTGAGGTCTTGCAACATGTGAAGGAGAGGCATCCGGACACCGATGTCATCATGATGACCGGGCTATCGCAGGTGCAAACAGCCGTGAAGGCGATGAAGCTCGGCGCGTTTGATTACTTGTCCAAGCCTTTTGATCCCGATCAGCTCAAGCACGTGGTGGATCGGGCGCTGGAGCGGCAGCGCTTGCTGAAGGAAAATCGCAGCCTCAAAAGCGAAGTCAGTTCCAAGTATCGATTCGAGAACATCATCGGCTCCAGTCCGCCGATGCAGAACGTCTTTGGCCTGATCGCAAAGTGCGCGCCGACCAACACCACGGTGCTGATCACGGGCGAGAGCGGCACCGGCAAGGAAATGATTGCGCGGGCGATCCATTACAACAGCCTGCGAAAGGATCAGCCATTTGTCACGGTCGACTGCAACACGCTCAGTGAAAATCTGCTGGAAAGTGAATTGTTCGGTCACACCAAGGGTTCATTTACCGGTGCGGTCGCCAACAAGCGTGGCATGTTCGAGATCGCCAATAACGGCACCCTTTTCCTCGATGAATTCGGCAATATTCCGCTATCCACGCAGGCGAAGTTGCTGCGCGTGATCCAGGAACGGGAATTCCGGGCGGTGGGAAGTACCACTGTCCAAAAAACCAATGTGAGACTGGTCGCCGCGACCAACAAGGATCTCAAGGCGCTCGTCGCTGACGGCACGTTCCGCGAAGATCTCTATTACCGCATCAATGTCTTCCCCATCCATTCGCCCGCCCTGAGGGAGCGTCGCGACGATATTCCTGCGCTGGCGTTTCACTTCCTCAAGCTGTTTTGCGCCGAGCTCGAAAAACCGATGGCGGAAATTTCCGAAGGAGCCATGAGCCTGCTCACAAATTACGACTGGCCGGGTAACGTGCGGGAACTTGAAAACACCATTCAGCGGGCCGTGATCCTGACGTCAGACAATGTCATCCGCCAAGCCCATTTGGCAAACATAATCGATACGTCGCCACGTCTGGATCTGGAAGTGCCGAGAACCAGCGAGGACCTCAAGCGAATCAAGAAAATCGCCCGGGAAAAATCGGTGGAAGAGGTCGAGAAGTTGTTCATTCAGGAGACGCTGAAACGGAATGCGTCAAACGTGACCCGCAGCGCGGAAGAAACCGGCATGCAGCGCGCGAATTTTCAGGCGCTCATGAAGAAGTACAACATCCGGGTCCGCGATACGGAATACGATTCGGGTGAGGCAGAGTCTTCCTGA
- a CDS encoding cytochrome b/b6 domain-containing protein has protein sequence MQKIYIHPLAVRVWHWINAIGFLVLIATGVQIRYVGQIDFMSFKTAVVVHSWCGFFLTANFFVWLTFYLFSDKIKVYHPELSPTKYFRATFRQMQFYGYGIFRGDPNPHHVSVYRKFNPLQSNMYQIIMMVLVPVQFFTGVLLWDVARFTSMVEMFGGLRVVDTVHMLIFIFFSGFIIVHIYLASLGHTPTAHFKAMITGYEEVEDKHEADHT, from the coding sequence ATGCAAAAAATTTATATCCATCCGCTTGCCGTCAGGGTCTGGCACTGGATCAATGCGATCGGTTTTCTGGTATTGATTGCCACCGGTGTACAGATCCGGTATGTCGGCCAGATCGATTTCATGTCGTTCAAGACTGCTGTCGTCGTTCACAGCTGGTGCGGCTTCTTCCTGACCGCGAACTTTTTTGTGTGGCTGACTTTTTATCTGTTCTCGGACAAGATCAAGGTCTATCACCCCGAACTTAGCCCGACCAAGTATTTTCGCGCGACATTCCGGCAAATGCAGTTTTATGGTTACGGCATCTTCAGGGGCGACCCCAACCCACACCACGTCAGCGTGTATCGCAAATTCAATCCCCTGCAAAGCAATATGTACCAAATCATCATGATGGTGCTCGTGCCGGTACAGTTTTTCACCGGCGTGCTGCTCTGGGATGTCGCGCGCTTTACATCCATGGTGGAAATGTTCGGCGGGTTGCGTGTCGTGGATACGGTGCACATGCTGATATTCATCTTTTTCAGCGGATTCATCATCGTGCATATCTACCTGGCCAGCCTTGGCCACACGCCGACCGCCCATTTCAAGGCAATGATTACGGGGTATGAGGAAGTGGAAGACAAGCATGAAGCCGACCACACTTGA